In the genome of Poecilia reticulata strain Guanapo linkage group LG16, Guppy_female_1.0+MT, whole genome shotgun sequence, one region contains:
- the LOC103477617 gene encoding C-type lectin domain family 4 member G-like, whose protein sequence is MLQKHTEQPTTSKTSPPMEEETYDEINIQNETAHQGPNSKERLSEKEAEIRRRYHQMLALCFGTFCVFLVLGIIRVAINQSNIHNLTMEIQELKEKNQNLEGETRTLKEQIDNMTKTHNELNVSRAQWSIDEYCRNDKGKKCGPCQSGWNLFSSSCYAXNNAKLADQRNWDAAQQDCKGKVSHLVVVANQEEKNYVNNNVSPAGAGINGYWIGLRAEGNKWKWIDGTELANQDWIKTAAVDGQCVTSLQTREWKSVSCTERNAWICEKKALSV, encoded by the exons ATGCTTCAGAAACATACTGAACAACCAACGACAAGCAAAAC TTCACCTCCAATGGAAGAAGAAACTTATGATGAAATTAACATCCAAAATGAAACTGCTCACCAGGGGCCCAACTCAAAGg AACGTTTATCGGAGAAGGAAGCAGAAATAAGACGTCGGTACCATCAGATGTTGGCTTTATGTTTTGGGACTTTTTGTGTCTTCTTGGTATTGGGAATCATAAGAGTTGCTATAAATC AAAGCAACATCCACAATCTGACCATGGAAATCCAGGAGCTCAAGGAGAaaaaccagaacctggaggGAGAAACGAGAACCTTGAAGGAACAAATAGACAACATGACGAAAACTCACAATGAGCTCAATGTCAGTCGAGCTCAGTGGAGCATTGATGAATACTGCCGTAATGACAAGG GAAAGAAGTGTGGACCTTGTCAGTCTGGCTGGAATCTCTTCAGCTCCAGCTGCTATGCATRTAATAATGCAAAACTTGCTGATCAAAGAAACTGGGATGCAGCACAACAAGACTGTAAAGGAAAAGTTTCACATCTTGTTGTTGTAGCAAATCAAGAGGAAAAG AATTATGTCAATAATAATGTCAGTCCTGCTGGAGCAGGAATTAATGGATACTGGATTGGCCTGAGAGCTGAAGGAAACAAATGGAAATGGATCGATGGAACTGAACTAGCTAACCA GGACTGGataaaaacagctgcagtcGACGGTCAGTGTGTAACTTCCCTCCAAACTAGAGAATGGAAGTCAGTGAGCTGTACAGAGAGGAATGCCTGGATCTGTGAAAAGAAGGCTTTATCTGTTTAA
- the LOC103477618 gene encoding CD209 antigen-like protein E — MMTNFSSKAVEMAEDEVQYASVTFKSKKRQTAKNQEEVVYDEVKIPSQTAQQTSDTKGLLSDEEKRRFCRYKKLACCFGILCVILVLAMFGVFAFLYKSKLNQLEINQTAILQENNLTQQKNNLTTELDQVKKINQELQTEKKNLTEQIESMKKTWNEQNVSRAQWSLDEYCRKDRNRQCNSCQKDWLQSQSSCYVVNDAEPKNQKTWEEARETCREKSSDLAVVGNEVEKTFLKEKSWVNSNINGYWIGLGAEGGRWKWIDGSDLTNQTWIQQQPAIDGQCVTSLQNREWKSVRCTDKNAWICEKKALSV, encoded by the exons ATGATG ACAAACTTTAGCAGTAAGGCTGTCGAGATGGCAGAGGATGAGGTTCAGTATGCTTCGGTTACTTTCAAAAGCAAGAAACGGCAAACAG CTAAAAACCAGGAGGAAGTTGTGTATGATGAAGTGAAGATACCAAGTCAAACAGCTCAGCAGACATCTGACACAAAGG GACTTTTATCAGATGAAGAGAAAAGAAGATTTTGCCGGTATAAGAAGTTGGCTTGTTGCTTTGGGATTCTGTGTGTGATTTTGGTCTTGGCCATGTTTGGAGTCT TTGCATTTCTTTACAAGAGCAAACTGAACCAGCTGGAAATCAACCAAACAGCCATACTGCAGGAAAACAACctgacacaacaaaaaaacaacctgacaACAGAACTTGATCAGGTTAAAAAGATAAACCAGGAGCTGcagacagagaagaaaaaccTCACAGAGCAAATAGAAAGCATGAAGAAAACCTGGAATGAGCAGAACGTCAGTCGAGCTCAGTGGAGCCTTGATGAATACTGTCGCAAAGACAGAA ACAGACAGTGTAATTCTTGTCAGAAAGATTGGCTTCAGTCTCAGTCCAGCTGCTATGTAGTTAATGATGCTGAACCTAAGAATCAGAAAACCTGGGAAGAAGCACGAGAAACTTGCAGAGAAAAGAGTTCAGATCTGGCTGTTGTTGGTAATGAAGTAGAAAAG ACgtttcttaaagagaaaagTTGGGTTAACAGCAACATTAATGGATACTGGATTGGTCTCGGAGCAGAAGGAGGGAGATGGAAATGGATCGATGGAAGTGATCTGACCAATCA AACCTGGATACAGCAGCAGCCTGCAATTGATGGTCAATGTGTAACTTCTCTCCAGAACCGAGAATGGAAGTCAGTGAGATGTACTGACAAGAACGCCTGGATCTGTGAGAAGAAGGCTTtatctgtttaa
- the LOC103477620 gene encoding asialoglycoprotein receptor 1-like: protein MEDCEVQYATVVFRNRRPPRAKNEEEVVYDEVKKPNQSSQQTFDTNGLLSDKEAERRYWYQKFACCFGSLCVILVMMIIGVSVYLLLQQRSDEQQLTQLRTNQTFLLEENINLTRDNKKLSSDFTIQVYNLTQQKQNLTEELSQVKKTNQDLQTDKETLSRQIETIKKTWTEQKLRIINEYCHRRNNDRSSSCESGWTHCQSSCYAVNNVRPTERKTWTEAQEDCKRKTSVLTVVGSEEEKLFLDNTSWNGDGITGYWIGLRAEGGRWKWINGSDLTNQVWIPKQPVDDYCVTSLQNREWTSVRCTERNAWVCEKKALSV from the exons ATGGAAGATTGCGAGGTCCAGTATGCTACTGTGGTTTTCAGAAACAGGAGACCCCCAAGAG ctaaaaacGAGGAAGAGGTTGTATACGATGAAGTGAAGAAACCCAACCAATCGTCTcagcaaacatttgacacaaatG GACTTTTGTCAGACAAGGAAGCAGAAAGAAGATACTGGTATCAAAAGTTTGCTTGTTGCTTTGGGAGTCTGTGTGTGATTTTGGTGATGATGATCATTGGAGTCAGCGTTTACT TACTACTTCAGCAGAGGAGTGATGAACAGCAGCTGACACAGCTGagaacaaatcaaacatttctacTGGAGGAAAATATCAACCTGACAAGAGACAACAAAAAACTCAGCTCAGATTTCACCATCCAGGTTTACAACttgacacaacaaaaacaaaacctaacaGAAGAACTGAGTCAAGTTAAAAAGACAAACCAGGACCTGCAGACAGATAAGGAAACTCTCTCAAGACAAATTGAAACCATAAAGAAAACTTGGACTGAGCAGAAACTCAGGATCATAAATGAATACTGTCACAGAAGAAACAACG ATAGAAGCAGTTCTTGTGAGAGCGGCTGGACTCACTGTCAGTCCAGCTGCTATGCAGTTAACAATGTTAGACCTACGGAACGTAAAACCTGGACAGAAGCACAAGAagattgcaaaagaaaaacttcagttCTGACTGTTGTTGGTAGTGAAGAAGAAAAG TTGTTTCTTGATAACACCAGTTGGAATGGAGATGGAATTACAGGATACTGGATTGGACTCAGAGCTGAAGGAGGGAGATGGAAATGGATCAATGGAAGTGATCTGACCAATCA AGTCTGGATACCGAAGCAGCCTGTTGATGATTACTGTGTAACTTCTCTCCAGAACCGAGAATGGACCTCAGTGAGATGTACTGAAAGAAACGCCTGGGTCTGTGAGAAGAAGGCTTTATCtgtttaa